A window from Citrobacter amalonaticus encodes these proteins:
- the cynS gene encoding cyanase: MIQSQINRDIRLVLADQILLSKAKKDLTFAQLADGTGLSEAFVTAALLGQHALPADAARLIGEKLALDSDAVLLLQTIPLRGSIDDRVPTDPTMYRFYEMLQVYGTTLKALVHEKFGDGIISAINFRLDVKKVADPEGGERAVITLDGKYLPTKPF; the protein is encoded by the coding sequence ATGATTCAGTCGCAAATTAACCGTGATATTCGCCTGGTCCTGGCTGACCAGATCCTGCTGAGCAAAGCCAAAAAGGATCTCACATTTGCCCAGCTTGCGGACGGTACCGGCTTATCCGAAGCCTTTGTCACCGCCGCGCTGCTCGGTCAACATGCCCTCCCGGCCGATGCTGCGCGCCTCATCGGCGAGAAGCTGGCCCTCGACAGCGATGCAGTCCTGTTGTTACAGACCATTCCCCTGCGCGGCAGTATTGACGATCGCGTACCGACAGACCCGACGATGTACCGTTTCTATGAGATGTTGCAGGTTTACGGCACCACGCTAAAAGCGCTGGTCCACGAAAAATTTGGCGACGGCATTATCAGCGCCATAAATTTCAGGCTGGATGTAAAAAAAGTGGCGGATCCAGAAGGTGGCGAGCGCGCCGTGATTACTCTGGATGGTAAGTACTTGCCAACGAAGCCTTTTTAA
- a CDS encoding nucleoside deaminase, whose translation MSAHDNYLQQALALAARNVEQGGRPFGAVIVRNGVAIAEAVNTLHLDDDPTGHAELNAIRAIAAHSGSAALRECVVYASGQPCPMCLSAMYLTGVKEVWFANSNGDGETFRLSTAAIYQQLQQPLEQQTLPVHHLPQPNGLAVYQRWAEKQS comes from the coding sequence ATGTCTGCACATGATAACTATCTGCAACAGGCGTTGGCCCTGGCGGCCCGTAACGTTGAACAGGGTGGACGCCCGTTTGGCGCGGTCATTGTCCGCAACGGCGTCGCGATCGCCGAAGCCGTCAATACGCTGCACCTGGATGATGATCCCACCGGACATGCGGAACTCAATGCCATTCGGGCGATTGCTGCCCATTCAGGCAGTGCAGCGCTCCGCGAATGCGTGGTTTACGCCAGCGGACAACCGTGCCCAATGTGCCTTAGCGCGATGTATCTCACCGGGGTGAAAGAGGTCTGGTTCGCCAACAGCAATGGCGACGGCGAAACGTTCCGTCTTTCTACGGCTGCCATTTATCAGCAACTACAGCAGCCTCTCGAGCAGCAAACCCTGCCCGTTCATCATCTTCCGCAGCCTAACGGTCTGGCGGTGTATCAACGCTGGGCTGAAAAACAGTCATGA